From a single Labrus bergylta chromosome 14, fLabBer1.1, whole genome shotgun sequence genomic region:
- the LOC109981477 gene encoding transgelin, producing MSNRGTPYGLSRELQIKIDRKYDPEVEERLVEWIMAQCGHNVGQPEPGKTGFQNWLKDGCVLSELINSLYTSNKPFKAIKASGMAFKQMEQISLFLSAAEKYGITKTDMFQTVDLFEGKDLASVQRTLMALGNLAVTKDDGTYKGDPGWFHKKAQENKREFTDEQLSEGKSVIGLQMGTNKLASQAGMKGYGLPRQIINDP from the exons ATGTCAAACAGAGGTACCCCTTACGGTCTCAGCCGCGAGCTGCAGATTAAGATTGACAGGAAATATGACCCGGAGGTTGAGGAAAGGCTAGTGGAGTGGATCATGGCCCAGTGTGGCCATAATGTCGGCCAACCTGAGCCCGGCAAGACTGGCTTCCAGAACTGGCTCAAGGAtggatgt GTGCTGAGTGAGCTTATAAACAGCCTATATACATCCAACAAGCCATTCAAGGCCATCAAGGCCTCTGGCATGGCATTCAAGCAGATGGAACAAATATCCCTGTTCctgagtgctgcagaaaaatACGGAATCACCAAAACAGACATGTTTCAGACTGTAGACCTGTttgaag GTAAAGACCTGGCTTCTGTCCAAAGGACCCTGATGGCTCTGGGTAACTTGGCTGTCACTAAGGATGATGGGACTTACAAAGGAGATCCGGGATGGTTCCATAA GAAAGCCcaggaaaacaaaagagaattCACAGACGAGCAGCTGAGCGAAGGCAAAAGTGTCATCGGTCTGCAGATGGGCACAAACAAACTAGCATCTCAAGCTGGAATGAAAGGATACGGACTACCAAGGCAGATCATCAACGACCCCTAA